Part of the Holosporales bacterium genome, AATTTCCACCACCACCAAGACCACAATCAGGCACGAAGTACCTTGGCTCTAAGGTAGCACTTGAATCTGAGTAATTGCTGGTTACGCCTAGGTACAGATGTGGGCGAAAGGAATCTTTGTTCGGACTTGAGCAGCTGGGTAAGAATGCTACCAATGAGGCCAAGAACAATATTGATGCAAATCTACTGAACTGACCATAAGAATTTGAACAGCCAGCGATCTGTATGCTAAATAGACCCAGTTTGGGCTTGCTAACGTAAGGCTCGGAAGCCTTGCTGGTTTCCTCGGTAGGCAGTTCTTCGAACTGAACTATTTTTAAGCTAAAATCATCATTCGGTTTAAAATCGCCGCAATACCTAACCCTCAACTTAGAGCAGGACCGCTCCTTAGTATTAGTACTAAAGAGAGGGGGGGGGGGAGGGGTAATCTCTCTAGCTCCAGCACGCTTTGCGCCTATCATGACCATTCCATAGCGAAATATCCAAAGGAAGATTACAACATCAGTGCAAGTCAAAGCAAAATAAAAATTAGAAAAATACGAAAATTTTAGTATTTTAACTTCGGTTTACTGTTGACCTCTTGCCCCTCCCCCGCGTTATTCTTTCACGACCAGCTGAGTAGTACTTGAACCTCTCTCAGCCTGGGCTTGCTACCGCAAGGCTCGCAGGCGCATACGCAGACCTGCTCGATGGGCTTATACTGTGTTAGGCAAGGCCTTTCAGCTTAAAGTAAACACCTTCTACCAATCAGAGTATATGAACGAAGTACTTTGAAGCTCGCTTGGTTCTGGGAATATTTTTACTACCTCAACCCGCTTCAGTATGCTTGCATTGTGCAGATATTCGCCAACCACTTGATAAGCAAACTGAGCGGCATGTTCAATTAAGTTAAAGCTTTGCCCCTCAAAGCTTGACCTAATTGCCTTGACTAAGCCAGAGTAACAAACCGTATCTTGAAAAGTTTATATGCGTGCTTCACAATTGTTCTTGCGCTAGCGCATTTTGCTCTGCTTGTCGAATAGCATCGAATTCCTGAAGTTCTTTCTCCAGACCGGTTACTGCATATTTCGCCCCCGCGTAAATTAGGCCACCGGTAATGCTGGCAAGCAAAGAGACCTTCTGTACATCTGCAATAAATGTAAGCTCAGGGAAATAATCACGCGCTGGAGTCGTAATCGCTGATACAGTTGCCCCAGCCCAACCAACAAATTGGCCCAATCCCTCAAGAGGATATAAAATTTTTACAAGTACCCTCATGGCCTTATTAATAAACCCCCAGCGCGCCAGCGTCCTCATTCGAGTAGGTTGCTCTTGCCCTTCTTCGTCCGTCACAATCGCAATTCTTGATCTCAAATTAATTTCTTGATCGCCTGGCTGAACCGTCATCCTAATATTAAACGGCGCAGCAGTTTCACCCTCCCTATGTAACGTTGCACTTGAATCAAACATCATAAAAACCAATAAACTTATTGGAAAAATCCTATACGCCATAATTAACCTCCATTTGTCAACTATGGTTTATTCTACAAGAATAAAGCTAATCAAGTATTAAACGACGGTTAGTCCTTTTAATCTAGGTTGTTACTTTTTAAACAGAAGCTACTGTTAATAACTTGTTAATAGATTACGCTGTGTAACCTAAATAGCCATAAATATTCACTGACGCTAATAATAATGCTTGCGTTTACTAACCGTTACTAAAGTTACCCACAAATGTTAAAGAAACGGCGCTGTGTTTGTAGTATTGGCCGTTTTAGCTAAACTACCTGTTGGTAAAATGATGATAATTTTTGATCCACATAATTAAGTCCAATATAACAGTAACAATTAAATATATATATTTAGTAATAAGATGTAGTATCCCGCAAGTTATCCGTACCCGTAGCTCAGCTGGATAGAGCGTTGCCCTCCGGAGGCGAAGGTCGGAGGTTCGAATCCTCTCGGGTACGCCAATTGTCTGATTAGTGGACTTTAACTGCGGTAGTTTATGCCTGTTTACAAGTACTGTGCGTCGGACAGATCAGGAATTAGATCAACTGGTTTTATAATTGCCGATAACAGAAACGGCGCAAGATCTGAGTTATTTGACCGTAGGTTAATCCCCATAAAGTGCTGCATTTCTTTTAAAATTATAATTAAGCGGTTTTTAGGAATAGGGGTAAAGCACGAAGATCTGCTGCTGTTTTTTCCATCATATAAAATATCAGGCCGCGATGGGGCTTAATATAATGGAGTCCCTGACAGCGCTGTCCAAGAACGATTTACCAGATTTGCTAATAATAGCAATTGGCGAGATCAGGTCGCTAATAGAGCAAGGATTCAGTATCTCCGACGCTTTCGGTCGATATAAGCATACATTTGGGAATATAGCAGTAAAGTTTTTGGCTTTGGCTGAGAAGACAGGTAACCTAGCCGAATCCGCAAGTAATATTATCCGGTTTTTAGAGCTAAACAACAAAGCCTCAAGATACATTAAACAAGCGCTGTATTATCCGTTGTTTTCTGTTTTTATGGCTTTTGTCACGGTCTTTTGTTGTGGCGCTGTGCTGGTTCCACAGCTGTCGAATATGTATAAAGATCTAAATCTGGAATATGGATTTTTTACTTCTACGGTCTTGTTTGTGTTTTCGACCGATTGGGTTAAGTTTTTAGAGGGTTTATCTTTATTAGTTGTGATTTTCTGTACAACCATTACCGTAATGGCTTTAAAGCGTAAGTATTTACTGTCAAAATTTGCGAGTAAAATTCCAATCTGTGGACGGATTATAAACAGCATTAACCTGTGGAAGTTCAGTTTGACGCTTTCTTCGGCCCTTGAGGCTAAAATTGCTTCGCTTGAGGCATTACAGATTGCGGTTTCTTCAATAAAAAACACATACTGGCGAGATTGCCTGGAAAAATCATGCTTAATGGTGCATGAGGGCTATAAAATAAGCTCGTCATTTAATAAATGCTGCAGTTTTATGCCAAGACTCTTTCTGTTGGCGATAGAGATCGGCGAAGAAAACAACACGCTTGGCAAAAGCTTGGGTACGTTTTCCGAAATGATTTATAATCAAATAGAGCTGTATATCAAGTCATTATCCAGCAAGCTATCAATATTTTTGACAATTTTTACAGGATTGGTTTTATTAATCGTTATTATGGGATTATTTTTGCCTATTTATAGCAATTTGATCAATATAAGCGATATCTAGATGATCAAGCTGTTTAACAATAATGTATCGTTTATTCTGTCTGATACGAAGGATATCCTACATATTGCCCGCGAAGGATCCGGTAATATACAGCTTAGAAAAATTACCAAATGGTCGCATTTGATTGAAAGATCTAATGAAAACTTTTGTATATTAACTTTGGACAGAAAAGTCGCTCTTGGTATGGAGACAACGCCGCCACTGTCTTGGGGTGAGTTGAGGAATTATCTGAAAGGACAGGCAGATGTTGGAAAATGCTACTTAGGTAAATTTGTTATAAAACACCTCTTCAGCAGAAATATATTTCACGTGCAAACTGCTGCTTTAAACGGGGATTTATTACCTTCTGAGTTGCATTCAAGCAGCCCTAACATTTTAGGCATTTTCCCTTTGCTGGCATTGATTCCTTTGGCCCTCAAAAAGCAGTTTAATTGCGATATGTCTGGATGGTGGATATTTGTTGGGCGATTTTTAGATGGAATTAAGCTGGTTGGTGGATATCAAAATAACTGCATATTCAACCTAGATATAATCACTAGTACTCTTGCACTACCAGATATGTTGAGTCAGAAGATCAATGAGGCCGCCTTATATATGCGCAGGTATAAATGGACAATAGATCAGCCAATAACAGTTTTTTCTAACATGAATCGAGGGTGTCTGGATAAACTCAATTTGCCAGATTTTATCAAAGTAATCGGGTTGCCTGATGCAGGCGCTAATAAATCAAATAGCGGAGGTATGAGCGAGCTTGCTAAGCTAATTATATCTCGTGCTGCCTCTCGCAAAATTTTCAAAAGCCCGTTACTGGTTAATAAGCACAAGCTTTGGCTGGTCAGAATCAAAAGATATCTTTGCAACGCGCTTTGTGCATCATGTGTTTTCCTGACCACTTGCCTTGGTGCGGCATTGGTCTGGCGGCCTTGGACAGTCGCTAATGTTTTGTCTCAAAAGATCGAACAACAACGAGTTGTTTTAGAAAACAGCATAAAAGACCTGTGTCATGAGTTTGAGATTACTGGTCTTGATGCAAGCGCAGATAAGCTGGTTAGCGCTCTTAAATTGACAAATACAAACACAGATTGTATCTGGAAGCACTTAAACAATATATCTGCAGCATTAAAAAATACCGCTGACATTATTGGCCTAAAGTATGAGCGCAAGCCCAGCATTAAGCTTTTCATTAGCGCTTTGCCTGATCAGGTGGAAGATATTTGCGGTGAATTGGGGAAGTATTTTTCTGGCGCTACGGCGGAAAAGCAAAATAAATCAAGGTCTAGAATCTTGTTGGAGGGCAATCTTGATTACCGTAAACAGCGAGAGCTTTTTACAATCGATCTGACGATATGAAGAAGACTTTTGCCAAAGTTTTAACATACAAAAACGATCTTATCGCGCTGTTATTGCTTGCGGGGATTTTGGCTGTCTCAATACTAGTTGGATCTTGGTCGATTAATGCGCTGCTTGATAAACAAGCCCAGATAGCAAGTATGCAAGAAGGCCTAAACAAACTTGATGACGATTTGGATTACGTTAACAAGTGGAGGGAGGAGGCTAAAGATGTAAGTAATGACTTTTTCAGGCGTTCTTGGTGTAGGTTTGATGAAGCGGACATAGAAAAAGCGTTGAGTGAGATAGCGCTGTCATGCGGGGTTAAAGAGCTGTCTTTGCAGTCGATGAATTTACGCGAAGCGGATGGCTTGTTCACGTCGTATCAGATAGCCATCAATGCGGCGATAAATTCTCAAAACAATGTTTACAAATTTATCGCTTGCTTAAATAACTGCGTTCCTGGGCTTGTATCGCTGGATAGCGTCGATGTAACTTTTGAAAAGTCGATTAAAACTTTCGTATGTAAAATAACTTTTAGCACAATATGCTTCGGCTTGATTGATCAGGAGTTCATTCCTGATCTCAATGACATTCCGAATTACAATTTGTCGATATTTGGGGCTGGAGTGCTAAAAGAATCTGACTTTCTTAAATTACAATCGGTTATAGTAACGCCAGAATCGGCGAAAGCGTGTATAAATGGGAAGTGGTACGCCCAAGGCGATACAATTGATTTGCCGAACGAGAATGTGTACGAAGGGTTCACTGCGGTACAAATTTTAGAAATCAACAGCGACGGTATAACAATTAAATTTTCAGGCGCCCCTGAGTGTGAGCAAATAAAACCTGGCCAGATAATCCGGCCTAAAGCTATAAAAAATGAAGAACTGTAATTGTTTTTGCCGG contains:
- a CDS encoding type II secretion system F family protein encodes the protein MGLNIMESLTALSKNDLPDLLIIAIGEIRSLIEQGFSISDAFGRYKHTFGNIAVKFLALAEKTGNLAESASNIIRFLELNNKASRYIKQALYYPLFSVFMAFVTVFCCGAVLVPQLSNMYKDLNLEYGFFTSTVLFVFSTDWVKFLEGLSLLVVIFCTTITVMALKRKYLLSKFASKIPICGRIINSINLWKFSLTLSSALEAKIASLEALQIAVSSIKNTYWRDCLEKSCLMVHEGYKISSSFNKCCSFMPRLFLLAIEIGEENNTLGKSLGTFSEMIYNQIELYIKSLSSKLSIFLTIFTGLVLLIVIMGLFLPIYSNLINISDI